TAAATACAAAAAAATCGCCCTGCAAATATGCAGGACGAATTGAATTCGTGGTACCACCTGAGTTTATGGGCATAATAATCCCATGTCTCGTTTTGATAACGGAGCTGTCTCCGAGCAGAACTACACAGCTGTGCCTTCATTCCACTAGCTCCTGGGCTACCTTCATCCAAACGATTAGAAAAGCTTCCACCATCTGCTCTTCTCGCTGTATAACCGTATTGGTTTACTCTTCCCAGTACAATCGCATTTTTCTCTTTAACAGTCTACCATCAAATCACTAAATTTTAAAGTAAATCTTTTGCTGCTTCAACGGCTGCCTCGTAATTCGGCTCGTCAGTCAATTCAGACAACATTTCACGGTAAGCAACTTCATTATCCTCTGTCAAAACAAAAACGCTGCGCGCTAATTTGTCCAATTCAGGAATAAAAATACCGAATGCTTTAGCAAATTCACGATCGGCATCAGACCACATGTCCATGTCTAATCCTTTTGCTGCACACCATTCGTTTAATTCTTCAATTGTGTTTCTAGAAACAGATACAAGACGCACACCTTCAATATTCGATGCAATTTCGTTAAATGAACGTGTTTGTTGGTCACAAACGCCTGTATTAATATCTGGAAATACGCTTAAGATAGTAACTTTGCCTTTGAGTTCTTCAGCCGAAACGGTGTTACCCTTCATGTCTTTTAGTGAGAATGCAGAAATAACCTCTCCTACTGCCGGCAGTTGACCTTCTACTGTCATGGGATTACCTTTTACTGTGATTTCCATACTTATTCCTCCTATTAACTTAGATACGTTAATTATACCAGTGTTAGAAAGAATTGTAAGCGATAAGCCTTGTTATAGTAAATCGCTGAAAATTGTTTCTTCTTCAATTGCAGTCGCTGACGTAATCGGCGTAACAATCATACCTTCAACAGCACGTTCTACTAACCCGACGATATCTAATTGCTCTTCATACCTCTCTGCACGGTCAATCTGTGGTTTTGTCTTTGGAGCCGCTGGAGCAAAAATTGTACAGCAATCTTCAAAGGGTTGAATTGATAAATCAAACGTATCAATTTTTTGGGCAATGTCGATAATCTCATTTTTATCCATTGTTGCAACCGGACGAATAATCGGTGTCGTTGTCACAGCGTTGATGGCAATCATACTCTCCAACGTCTGCGATGCAACCTGTCCTAAGCTTTCACCATTGAAGATAGCCAATGCTTTTCTTTTCTCACGGACAGCGTCAGTAATACGCAACATCATCCGACGGGTAATCGTCATTGCATAACCTTCCGGAATTTTCGCTTTAATTTCTTCTTGAATTTCCGTAAAAGGTACTTCGATAAATTGAATTTGACCACCAAAACGGGTAATCTTAGCTGTTAAATCTTTGGCTTTCTTTAATGCCTGTGGACTCGTATATGGTGGACTATGGAAGTGAACAGCTTCGATTTCCACGCCACGTTTCATCGCCAAGTAACCTGCTACAGGTGAATCTATCCCGCCCGAAAGCATTAATACACCGCGACCACTTGATCCAACGGGCAGTCCGCCTGCTCCTTGGTATGTTTCCGTACTAATTAAGAAGTGCTCTTTCTTCACATCTACACGAACAGTGATGTCCGGTTTTTTCACTTGAACAGTGATATTTGGGATGTTTTGTAAAACAGCAGCTCCAAATTCAGCATTCAACCAGTTTGTATCATGCTCATAAGAATGATCAGAACGACGGGTGGCAATCTTGAATGTTTTGCCTTCCGTTTCTAACCCTTGCATCAGCTCAACGACCGCTGCGCGTGCTGTTTCGTAATCACGCGGAATAACATAAACCGGTGAAAAGTTTTGAATCCCGAATATATCTTTCAAACGTGACGTGATAACCGCTTCATCGGCATCGTTTAAATCCAAGAAAATGAAATCATGGTTAGGTTGAATTTTAATTTGCGGATAGTCTTGCGTCGCTTCTCGGATATTCCGAGACAGTTGTTGGATAAATCTTTTTTTATTTTTCCCTTTGGTAGAGAGTTCACCAAAACGAATTTGAATGCGTGTTTCCATTGGTATTTCCCTTCTTACTTCTGAATTTTTTGAAATTTTGTATGGAGTTGATGGAATACTTCTTTAAATCTTTCTATTTCTGCCTGTGTATTTTCCCCAGACAAACTGACTCGAACTGCGCATTTGGACCATTCGCTTGGAACGCCCATTGCTTCTAGTGTCGCTGGTACATCACCTTTTTTACTGGAACAGGCACTCGTAGTCGAAAGGATAATGTCTTCATTGGCAAAGGCATGAACCATGACTTCACCGCGGACTGCCTTCATGGCAAAACAAATAATGTGAGCTGCCCCTTGCTCAGTACTAAAAATACGGACATCTTCATAGCCAGTTAGAAAGTCGATTAATATCCCTTTCAGTTGCATTTCTGTTTGGTGTGCAACCGTACGATCTTCCAATGCCATTCGTAAGGCTTTTGCAGTAGACGCAATACCTGGTACGTTTTCAGTGGTACTGCGTTGACCAGACTCTTGGCCGCCCCCTGTCAACAAAGGTGCCAACCGTTTGCCAGCTTTATGATACAAAATCCCGACGCCCTTTGGTCCACGGAATTTATGTGCCGATAGAACCAAGAAATCAATCCGGGGATGTTGAATGACCGCATCAAATTCAGTCAGACCTTGAACAGCATCCACATGATAATGAATCGTGGGATAAGCTTCAAGAATATTTCCAACCTCTTTAATCGGTTGAATCGCTCCGACTTCATTATTAACTGCCATGAGGGATACAAGAATTGTATCCGGACGAATGGCATTTTTGACTGCTTCAGCCGAAACCACACCCTGTGCATCTACTGGAATAACTGTGACTTCAAAGCCCAACTTTTCAAGTTGTTGCATCGTTTTTGAAACAGCCGGATGCTCGATAGCAGAAGTGATTAAATGTTTTCCGTAGGCTGCTTTTTCAATCGCAGTTCCTTTGATTACCCAGTTATCACCTTCAGTTCCGCCACTTGTAAAATAAATTTCTTTTGAGGAAACGTGCAGTAAATCAGCGACTTGTTTACGTGATTGTTGCAAGAGTTGGTCGGCAGTAACGCCTAATTTATGAAGGCTGGATGGATTTCCGATGACAGCCTGACTAACTTTTATGTACGTATCCAGCGCTTCAGGATATATCGGTGTTGTGGCACTATTGTCAAAATAAATCATTTCGTCACACTTTCTGTATTTTTTTGCAAAGATAAAGCTGAGACATTAACGATCATGTCTCAGCCTTATACATCATTTAGTCCCTTTTCTCGGTGTAAACGAGCGGCGGTTTTTATCTTCTAAATAACTTTCTTCTACGCGTTTGGATGCACCAGGATCCACTTTATTCAATGCATTCTTCATTATGCTCGCTGCACTTTCGTAATCATATGCCGTTTGGAATAAATCGAGTGCTTCACGTGCTGCTGCCACAATCGCTTGATTATCACGATGACGGTTTGCATATTGGATTAAATACTCAGTCATGTTAGCATTGTCCAGAATTTCTTCTGTACGTTTATCCAACAGTTGAATATCTTCTTCACACATCGCTACCAGTTTTTCGATTTCTTCAATATCAATCTTCACACGATTTAATTTTGCTGAAATTTCTTCGACCCGTTTCGATACAGCAAAGAACAAATCAAGATACTCGTGAGCCAAACCTGGCAGGTGTTGTTTTTCCAATGTACGCTTCATGTTACGCATATCCATTTCAAATAAATCAACAGCGTCTTCCGCTTCTTTTTCGCGATTTTTCAAATTACTTAATTTCGCTACTAATTCAGATTGTTCTTTATCAATCTCCGTTAGTTTTTGCGTCATTTTTTCGTAACGTGCCTTTGTTGCGGAATACGAAACTTCGTGCTCTGCCAATAACTTATCGTGGTAACGTAATGCTTCATTTTCGGCCATTAATTGATCTTCAAATTCTTGTGCGCGTGTTAATTCGTTATGATTTAAGAAGAAGTTTTGAGAAACCCGGTCGATTTCCAGAAGTACGTAACGGTTGCTCTGTAGAACATGATCCATCTTACGTGATAGGTTCGTTTGGTGACGGTCTACAAAATCTTTAGCTTCCATTTCATTCTCCATCACTGCATACGTATTCTCGATAATGCGCTCTGCTTTAGACATTTTTTTCTGTGCTTCTTCAACGTCTGCAAGACCAATTGAACTTTTAGCTTCAACTAAGATTGCTTCGATTTCTGAAATTTCTTCCAATACATCAACATTATCGAATACGTAATGCTCAGAAATTAAACGTTGGTATCCTTCGCGCAAATCAGAAATTTGCTCTTCGTATTCTTCTTTAATTTGTCTATTTAATTCAGGTATTGTTTCAATAACAGATTCCATCAACGTTAAATCTTGACTGATGCGTTCCAAAACTTCTTTTGCTTCCATATGATCGCCTTCGTTTGTCAGCGAATTGAACTTTGTAAAATCTAGTTCCATATAGTTCAAATTCTTCTCTAACGTTTCCACAGCAGGTCCGAATGTAAAGCTGTGAGCCAATAATTGCTTCCGAATTTTATTGTAGCGTTCTTGGTTCTCTTCCAGTTCCTTACGGTTTTCTTGTGCGCTTTCCAATAACTTCTCCAATGCTTTATTGACTTTCCCTACACTTGGTTCTGTTTCGGAAATCAAATTCTCTGCATTTTCGATTGCTTGTTTCGCTTTAATGAAATTAAATTGTTGAATGCTTTGTTCTGCACTCACTAGCGCTGCTTCGATCTCTGGGTATTGGAAACGTGTAATTGTTTGCCATGTTGCTTGCCAACTTTCGTAAGTCCGTTTGGTTTGACCAGTTAGATTCAGATTTTTCAATGTATACAAATTGTCAGCAACTGGTATTGCCATCATCTTATGTTTTCTTTCATCAATTTCTTTAATACGATTCGCTTGTTTACGATTCAGGTAGTAAACGACGCCATATCCGACCAAGATGACAACGAATATGCCCGCTAACCAATAAAATAAGTCCATTTAGAGTCCTCCATCTATTCAACTGTTGTCATGTGTACGCGACATAATGACCATAATATCATCATTCAGTATAGCACAGAAAAAATTATAAAAAAAGCAACTCTCTAAGGAATAAAATAAAGTTTTCATTATGGCGGTTGCTTGCATCTGTCCTATAGATATGTTATTATAACAGACGTGTAAAATAATGCAGCGGAAGTAGTGTAATCGCGTCAACATTCCATCGCCTCTTTGAGGTTCAATTGTGTACCCTTGCCGGCTGCATAAGGTGAAGATTGAAGGATGAAATGCACGTACTATAACATTTCCATTATTATTTTACTCCAAAACATATTATTGGAGGAAAAAAATTATGTCACGCTATACAGGCCCAAGTTGGAAAAAATCTCGTCGTTTAGGAATCTCTTTAACAGGTACTGGTAAAGAAATCGAACGTCGTCCATATGCACCAGGACAACACGGCGCTAATACTCGTCGTAAAATGTCTGAATACGGTCTACAACTACAAGAGAAACAAAAACTACGTTTGATGTACGGAATGAACGAACGTCAATTCGTTACTGCCTTCAAAAAGGCTGGTAAAACTAAAGAAGGTAAACACGGTGAGAACTTTATGGTCTTGCTAGAACGTCGTTTAGACAACGTTGTTTTCCGTCTAGGTTTGGCAACTACTCGTCGCCAAGCTCGTCAATTAGTAAACCACGGCCACATCACTGTTGATGGCAAACGTGTTGATATCCCTTCATACGAAGTAGCAGTTGGACAAGTTATCGCAGTTCGCGAAAAATCTAAAGACATGAGCATCATCCGTAACGCGGTTGAATCATTATTCGGTCGTCCAGATTTCGTAACTTTCGATGCTGAAAAACTTGAAGGTTCTCTAAACCGTCTACCAGTTCGTGACGAACTTACTGCTGACGTTGATGAGTCATACATCGTTGAGTACTACAACAAACTTGGCTAATCATTAGCTTCTTAAACAGAATCCTCCGGGGTTCTGTTTTTTTGTTAAAGTCTCTGGATTCTTTTGTGGGACTTTAATGGCTGATCTGAAGTCAGGAATGTGCCTCAAGGATGGTTGCGCCCGCTTCAACCGCAAAAAACCGTGCCCCTTTTCCGGACACGGTTTTGAATATTGTGGGTATTTATAAGTCCTTATAATCAGCAATGTAATACAATAAATCGTGGGCAGATTCTTCTTCTATGATTTTATATTCAGTACCATTCATATCACGAATGATTGTATCGCTGAGCTTCGTAAATTCTTGATAGTAGCCCAACGCGGAGACAATGTATTTATTGCCTTTAGTTTCGATGGTTAATAGCTTGTATTCGGTTAGACCATTTTCTAGTCCTTTTTCTTCAAACTCAGCCTGCTTTTTTTGAATATCAGTTGGATCCATAAAAGGCAGAATCCAAACACTGAACTCATTCAACACAAGCATGTCCTGTTTTCCAAACGAAATGAACGAATCCTGAAAGGTCTTGGAAGGATCAAGATGCAATTGCCATACAGAATCTACTAGATCGGAAGGTCGCAAACCGGCTTCATTTTCAACCTCATTTTTACTTTCCCGTACTATTCCTGAAATGGTTACTCCGATAAAGATACTTAATATACCGAGTAGGACATAGTTCAATATTTTACGGCGTTCACTCTTGCGCGCTTTTTCGGATATCGTTTCAACCAGTTTTGAATCTTCCTTCAACAACAAATCCAGCGGTATTTTATAGAGGTCACTTAATTTCACAATGATATCCAAATCGGGATAGGTCCGCCCGACTTCCCAACTAGAAATAGTTTGGCGCGACACGTTCAACAATTCTGCTAGTTCTTTCTGGGTATAATTTCCTTCTTCTCGTTTTTTCTTCAAACGCTCATTCAAGTCCATTCCACCAACTCCTTTGTTCCTTCAGTATAGCAAATATGATAGATAGTGGTACGCAAAAAACACAAAACCTTGTCGTAACAACGTGCTACAATTTGTTGCCCACCTCAAACGTGCTTTTTCACTTCATCTCCCTGCCACATTTATGCTTCGAGTAATAACAGTTATCGGACTTCGATTTCTTCCGCAGCCTTATTCACTCGACTCACCTCTTATGTGATTTCTGTTTATCAGGCCAAAGCTTTTCCTGAAGCTTCCTTAAGATTCCACCTCACATTGGACACCCTTGCTGTCAGGTCGCATTTGGGACTTGCACACGTTAGAGTTCGTCCATGCTGGGCGAACCAAAAAGGAGCTGGGAATAATCCCGGCTCCTCTACTATTAACGAATAATTGTGGCGTAAACGTGCTAAAAAAGGCAGATCCGACATCCACTTTGTCATGGTTGTTGCTGCTTTAGCAGCTTACAAACATGATACACTTGGGCTTCAGCCCACAGTGCTCCTGAAATAATGCGCGGATAGTCTTCGCCCATCCTGTGCTTATTCGCTCCAGTGATTCGGATCTAAACGCCTTTTTTCCCACTCTCTTTTTATTGCTTGTAGTGACGAACAAACGCCAAAACTAATTCTGCTGATTTTTTTCCTGCTTCAATGATAAATTCATCAAATGACACAGATGCTTCTTCGTCGGCACTGTCTGATATTGAACGAATCACTACGAACGGCACACCCATTACGTGACATGCCTGCGCAATGGAAGCTCCTTCCATCTCAGTAGCACCCGCAGAAGGAAACTCATTCACAATACGATCAACTTCTGATCTCTTAGCAATAAAAGAATCACTAGAAACAATCAAACCTTGGTGTGGTGTTAAGCCTACTGCAGTCGCTGCAGTCATAATTCCTGTTACGGCATTTTCATCGCTCACATATGTTGCCGGCATTTGCGGAACTTGGCCTTTTACGTAGCCAAATGCCGTTGCATCCACATCATGATAAGCTAGTTCATCGGCAACTAATACGTCTCCGACTCTCAATCCAGGCAAGAGTCCACCTGCTGAACCGGTATTAATAACCAACTCAGGTTGATAGCGATTAATCATAAAGCCGGTAGCCAAAGCAGAGTTCACTTTACCGATACCGGATTGCGAAAGAACAATTTCCTGTCCGTCCACTTTTCCACTGATATATTCTAAATGCTGCACTTTCTCAACTTTTTTATCTGTCATATGCGCTAACAAAACGCGCGTTTCTTCTTCCATTGCTGCAATAATTCCAATCATTTCTTGTCCTCTTTTCATTAAATTACAAATGCTAAAACGAAAACCAATACTATCGCAATCGCTACGCCAATAATAGCCCAGTTGTAAAACTTATCCAACTTACGCCCCTGCTCTTTTGCAGTCGTACGCTTACCTGCATTCTTTTCTTTCTCACCTACTGTTTTAGCTTTTTGGTAGGTTTCTCTCGTAATAATCGGTTTCTTTTCATTCATTTTCGTTCATTTCCTTTAATCGAAGTTGCCAATACAACAACGCATATAATGTTTTTGCATCACAAATTTCTCCACTTGCTTGTAATGCCAATGCTTCTTCATACGTACATTCTAAAACTTCAACAAATTCATCTTCATCGAGTGGACGGGGATTTTCAATAATAGATAAATCCTCGGCTATGTAGAGCGTGAATTTCTCATCTAAATAAGCAGGTGTTGGGTACATGGTAACCAGTTCTTCCCATTTATCCGCATGATAATGTGTTTCTTCTTCTAACTCGCGTTTGGCAGCCTCTAGTGGGTCCACATCTGTGCCTTCCAATTTCCCAGCAGGTATTTCCACAACTGTACGATCCAACGGCTTTCTAAATTGTCGAACCAAAACCATCTTCCCATCGTTAGTAAAAGGAATCATCGCAACAGCACCAGGGTGACGAATAATTTCACGAACAGAAGTAGCGCCATTTGGCAATAGTACTTCTTCCCGCTCCAAATGCACAAGTACACCATCGAATATGACTTCTTTACTCAAAGTTTTCTCTTCAAATTCCATTGCACTATCCCCTATCCTCAATCTTCTCTCATCATGATACCTATCTCTTTAACAGATTACAATAACATCTAACTGATTTCAGTCTCAGGTTTCTTAAAAATCATCCTTTTGACCGATAGGTGGTTTCTCCGTAATTGTGATAAAATAATGATAGAGGAAATGACAAGTGTAAGAGGAGGATAAAATAATGCTTAAGAAAATAATACATATCTTGAAATTCACCTTTACAAGCGCTATCTGCTTAGTTGCGTTAATACTGATGTATTTTCTGCTCGGTTACGACATAATAACTTCTCTCGTTTTAACCATTGTACTGGGGTCAATTTTATTTCATTACAAAAACAAACAAAAGCGCGTCACTACTGCGCCGGTTGAACGGGTGACTCCGGAAAAAGAGTCTTACTACCGTGAACAAGGTCTTACGAAAGACGAGATGAATTTATTCCGTAACACCATGCACGCGGCACGTACACATATAGAAGAAATCGAGCACAATGTCAGCAGTCGTACGAAGTTGCAAGCAATCACGACTCGTAACAACACGCTGCCAATTTTGAAAGATTTCTTTAAACATATTGTTGAACAGCCACAACGTCTGCATGAAGTCAGTCACTTTCTATATACACAATTACCTAATTTAAAAGAATTAACGGATAATTATTTAGAAATCGACAGCCATGTGACGAAGACAAGAGAAACGTATCAATCGCTTGAAAGCAGTGCGAACGCAATCGACATCCTATGTCAAAAAATCAACGTTTCATATAGCGATTTTATGGAAAATGATATTGCCAATATGGAGCTCGAGATAGAACTTGCTAAACATGCTGCATCACGCGATAATGAAACAAATCATTCAGATACAGAGATATAGGGGGTATTTTATTTGGATAACGAAAAAGCAACTGATGTAAACAAGGAACTTGATGACTTATTAGCCAATCCCTTTGCGGATCCTTTCGCTAATGCAACTACGACGCAACCTGACAAAGGTGAGCTAGCTGATACTGTTCAGAACAATCAACTGATTTCCCGTCTTCCTGAAGAACGACAAGTCCAAGCACGTGCCTTGGCTTCTCAGATTGATGAGAAGAATATGTCTGCCATTATCAGCTATGGTGCAGCGGCACAAAAGCAATTAGGCGACTTTTCAAACTCGATGCTCGATCACGTTCAAAATCAAGATACAGGCGAACTTGGCGATTCATTGAATGAATTAATGTTTAAGTTAAACGAAACCAGCCCTTCCGACTTACGCGCTGAAGATAATAACATTTTTAGAAAGATGTTTGGAAAAGTAAAACAAAGCGTTTATGAAATGACGGCGAAGTACCAACAGATTGGTGCACAGATTGATAAAATTGCCCTTAAACTGGATCGTGAAAAAAATGGTTTGTTGAACGACAACATCATGTTGGAACAACTTTATAAAAAGAATGAAGATTACTTCAATGCTTTGAATATTTATATTGCTGCTGGTGAAGTAAAGTTGGATGAACTCAAAATGACTATCATTCCAGAAGCAATCACTGTTGCAGAAAAAACACAGAGTCAAATGGATGTACAGACGGTTAACGACTTGAACCAATTTATGGACCGTTTGGAAAAGAGAACCCATGATTTGCGGTTAACACGCCAAATGACCATTCAACAAGCACCGCAAATTCGTTTGATTCAAAATACCAACCAAGCTTTAGCTGAGAAGATTCAAGCATCCATTCATACTGCCATTCCATTATGGAAAAACCAAGTGGCGATTGCCATGACCCTTCTGCGTCAAAAAGATGCGGTTACGGCACAACGTCAAGTTTCCCAAACTACGAACGATTTGATGCTGAAAAATTCTGAGATGTTAAAGATCTCAGCAATTGAAACGGCACGCGAGAATGAACGTGGTGTGATTGATATCGAAACATTAGAGAAAACACAACAAGATCTTGTAGAAACGTTACAAGAAACACTTAAGATTCAACAAGAAGGTCGTACGAAACGCCATGAAGCAGAACGTGAATTATCTGCGATGGAAGGCGAACTGCGTACGCAATTACTGGAACTACAAAAGGAAGAATCAAAGCTCTACAACTAACTTTTAACCCCTGTTTCCTTATGGACAGGGGTTATCGTTTTGTTTTTGGAAAACTTTCCTTTATACTATGAACATAGCAGGAAACAAGAGCTATATACATATTATTTTTTGAAGGAGGAATAAAGATGGGCTTAATTTGGTCTCTTATTGTTGGTGGTGTTCTAGGAGCAATCGCAGGTGCAATCATGGGGAAAGATGTCCCAGGTGGTATTATCGGTAACATTATCGCCGGATTCTTAGGCTCCTGGTTAGGTACTTCTCTAATTGGTGAGTGGGGTCCTAATATTGGTGGATTCTACATTGTTCCAGCTTTGATTGGTGCAGTTGTTTTAATCTTCATCGTGTCCCTCGTATTACGTAACACACGTTCACGCTAAGTAATCATTTAAGAGTGCTTCACACTCATATAACAAAGGTCGGGAGAAATCCCGGCCTATTATTTTTATAGACAGAAAAACAGGCTTGGACATTTGTCCGAGCCTGTTTGAGTAGTTGGATTAAAGCCGACTAACGATTACAGTTTTGTAACGTTAGCTGCTTGAGGTCCACGGTTTCCTTCAACGATGTCGAATTCAACTTCTTGACCTTCTTCTAGAGTCTTGAATCCGTCTCCTTGGATTGCTGAAAAGTGTACGAATACGTCTTCTCCACCATCGATTTCGATAAATCCAAAACCTTTTTCACTGTTAAACCATTTTACTTTACCTTGTTCCATCTTGCAGTACCTCCAAAAAATATATTCTGGTAATCCGTTCTTATAAATTAAAAATTATACTTACTTAATGTCTATAATTAAAAAGATAACTTAACTTTATAATTGCAAATTACTTAGTTAAGTATAATAAAGTTTACATATAAATGCAAGTCCTATTTTACAAACGCTTTCAGAAGTGTTGCTTATGCTTTTTACTTAATATCTTTTTTATAGTAATCTGGCTTCTCGGATAATGGCTTCAATCGTTTGTTCAACGAATTCAGGCTTAGTAGCAAGGTTTATCCGGATATACCCATGATAACTCGTTCCGAACCATTCGCCGTAATCAATCGCCACGCCGCATTTTTCTTGCATAAATTCCGTCGTGTTCATCCCCTTCAAAACAGGGTTTAAATCCACGAACATTAAATAGGTGCCTTGCAAGGGTGCGACCTTAATCTCCGGAAGTGCTTTTTTTAAAGCCATTACAGCATCGTTATAGTTGTCTAAAATGACGCCCTTTAGAGCCTCCAACCACTCTTGCCCACCCCGGTAAGCTGCCTCAGTCGCAATCACACCCATCACGTTCGCTTCACTTCTAATAGCCGTGCGGGCATAGTCATCATACTGTTTTCGTAAGACTTCATCCGTAATGATAATATGTGCGTGCGTCAATGCAGCTAGGTTAAACGATTTAGAAGCCGAATTTGCAGTTATAATCCGATTACGGAAGCGCCCATCCGCAACAGTCGCACTCGGAATATGCTTCGAATCGCCAAAGGTAAAGTCTTGATGAATCTCATCCGAAATAACTAAAACA
This genomic interval from Jeotgalibaca porci contains the following:
- the tpx gene encoding thiol peroxidase, whose translation is MEITVKGNPMTVEGQLPAVGEVISAFSLKDMKGNTVSAEELKGKVTILSVFPDINTGVCDQQTRSFNEIASNIEGVRLVSVSRNTIEELNEWCAAKGLDMDMWSDADREFAKAFGIFIPELDKLARSVFVLTEDNEVAYREMLSELTDEPNYEAAVEAAKDLL
- the thiI gene encoding tRNA uracil 4-sulfurtransferase ThiI, with the protein product METRIQIRFGELSTKGKNKKRFIQQLSRNIREATQDYPQIKIQPNHDFIFLDLNDADEAVITSRLKDIFGIQNFSPVYVIPRDYETARAAVVELMQGLETEGKTFKIATRRSDHSYEHDTNWLNAEFGAAVLQNIPNITVQVKKPDITVRVDVKKEHFLISTETYQGAGGLPVGSSGRGVLMLSGGIDSPVAGYLAMKRGVEIEAVHFHSPPYTSPQALKKAKDLTAKITRFGGQIQFIEVPFTEIQEEIKAKIPEGYAMTITRRMMLRITDAVREKRKALAIFNGESLGQVASQTLESMIAINAVTTTPIIRPVATMDKNEIIDIAQKIDTFDLSIQPFEDCCTIFAPAAPKTKPQIDRAERYEEQLDIVGLVERAVEGMIVTPITSATAIEEETIFSDLL
- a CDS encoding cysteine desulfurase family protein, whose protein sequence is MIYFDNSATTPIYPEALDTYIKVSQAVIGNPSSLHKLGVTADQLLQQSRKQVADLLHVSSKEIYFTSGGTEGDNWVIKGTAIEKAAYGKHLITSAIEHPAVSKTMQQLEKLGFEVTVIPVDAQGVVSAEAVKNAIRPDTILVSLMAVNNEVGAIQPIKEVGNILEAYPTIHYHVDAVQGLTEFDAVIQHPRIDFLVLSAHKFRGPKGVGILYHKAGKRLAPLLTGGGQESGQRSTTENVPGIASTAKALRMALEDRTVAHQTEMQLKGILIDFLTGYEDVRIFSTEQGAAHIICFAMKAVRGEVMVHAFANEDIILSTTSACSSKKGDVPATLEAMGVPSEWSKCAVRVSLSGENTQAEIERFKEVFHQLHTKFQKIQK
- a CDS encoding septation ring formation regulator EzrA: MDLFYWLAGIFVVILVGYGVVYYLNRKQANRIKEIDERKHKMMAIPVADNLYTLKNLNLTGQTKRTYESWQATWQTITRFQYPEIEAALVSAEQSIQQFNFIKAKQAIENAENLISETEPSVGKVNKALEKLLESAQENRKELEENQERYNKIRKQLLAHSFTFGPAVETLEKNLNYMELDFTKFNSLTNEGDHMEAKEVLERISQDLTLMESVIETIPELNRQIKEEYEEQISDLREGYQRLISEHYVFDNVDVLEEISEIEAILVEAKSSIGLADVEEAQKKMSKAERIIENTYAVMENEMEAKDFVDRHQTNLSRKMDHVLQSNRYVLLEIDRVSQNFFLNHNELTRAQEFEDQLMAENEALRYHDKLLAEHEVSYSATKARYEKMTQKLTEIDKEQSELVAKLSNLKNREKEAEDAVDLFEMDMRNMKRTLEKQHLPGLAHEYLDLFFAVSKRVEEISAKLNRVKIDIEEIEKLVAMCEEDIQLLDKRTEEILDNANMTEYLIQYANRHRDNQAIVAAAREALDLFQTAYDYESAASIMKNALNKVDPGASKRVEESYLEDKNRRSFTPRKGTK
- the rpsD gene encoding 30S ribosomal protein S4, with translation MSRYTGPSWKKSRRLGISLTGTGKEIERRPYAPGQHGANTRRKMSEYGLQLQEKQKLRLMYGMNERQFVTAFKKAGKTKEGKHGENFMVLLERRLDNVVFRLGLATTRRQARQLVNHGHITVDGKRVDIPSYEVAVGQVIAVREKSKDMSIIRNAVESLFGRPDFVTFDAEKLEGSLNRLPVRDELTADVDESYIVEYYNKLG
- a CDS encoding helix-turn-helix transcriptional regulator, coding for MDLNERLKKKREEGNYTQKELAELLNVSRQTISSWEVGRTYPDLDIIVKLSDLYKIPLDLLLKEDSKLVETISEKARKSERRKILNYVLLGILSIFIGVTISGIVRESKNEVENEAGLRPSDLVDSVWQLHLDPSKTFQDSFISFGKQDMLVLNEFSVWILPFMDPTDIQKKQAEFEEKGLENGLTEYKLLTIETKGNKYIVSALGYYQEFTKLSDTIIRDMNGTEYKIIEEESAHDLLYYIADYKDL
- a CDS encoding 5'-methylthioadenosine/adenosylhomocysteine nucleosidase, with the protein product MIGIIAAMEEETRVLLAHMTDKKVEKVQHLEYISGKVDGQEIVLSQSGIGKVNSALATGFMINRYQPELVINTGSAGGLLPGLRVGDVLVADELAYHDVDATAFGYVKGQVPQMPATYVSDENAVTGIMTAATAVGLTPHQGLIVSSDSFIAKRSEVDRIVNEFPSAGATEMEGASIAQACHVMGVPFVVIRSISDSADEEASVSFDEFIIEAGKKSAELVLAFVRHYKQ
- a CDS encoding NUDIX domain-containing protein, translated to MEFEEKTLSKEVIFDGVLVHLEREEVLLPNGATSVREIIRHPGAVAMIPFTNDGKMVLVRQFRKPLDRTVVEIPAGKLEGTDVDPLEAAKRELEEETHYHADKWEELVTMYPTPAYLDEKFTLYIAEDLSIIENPRPLDEDEFVEVLECTYEEALALQASGEICDAKTLYALLYWQLRLKEMNENE
- a CDS encoding 5-bromo-4-chloroindolyl phosphate hydrolysis family protein, with product MLKKIIHILKFTFTSAICLVALILMYFLLGYDIITSLVLTIVLGSILFHYKNKQKRVTTAPVERVTPEKESYYREQGLTKDEMNLFRNTMHAARTHIEEIEHNVSSRTKLQAITTRNNTLPILKDFFKHIVEQPQRLHEVSHFLYTQLPNLKELTDNYLEIDSHVTKTRETYQSLESSANAIDILCQKINVSYSDFMENDIANMELEIELAKHAASRDNETNHSDTEI